Proteins encoded together in one Gemmatimonadota bacterium DH-78 window:
- a CDS encoding SUF system NifU family Fe-S cluster assembly protein — METPQLSSLYQQLILEHYKHPRNKGEVEDATAEIHMRNPTCGDEVKLQLRVEDGAVVEVGFTGQGCSISQASVSMMTQKLRGASVDDALELAAKFTRLMHGDDEVARDRSLGDLRALAGVAKFPVRVKCALLGFDALQEALKSDPSAVERARS; from the coding sequence ATGGAGACTCCGCAGCTCAGTTCGCTCTACCAGCAGCTCATTCTCGAGCACTACAAGCACCCCCGGAACAAGGGGGAGGTGGAGGATGCCACCGCCGAGATCCACATGCGGAACCCCACCTGCGGCGACGAGGTTAAGCTGCAGCTCCGCGTGGAGGACGGTGCGGTGGTCGAGGTGGGCTTCACCGGTCAGGGGTGCTCGATCTCGCAGGCCTCCGTCTCGATGATGACGCAGAAGCTGCGGGGGGCGAGTGTCGACGACGCGCTCGAGCTCGCCGCCAAGTTCACCCGACTGATGCACGGTGACGACGAGGTGGCGCGCGACCGGAGCCTCGGTGATCTCCGCGCGCTGGCCGGGGTGGCGAAGTTTCCGGTCCGCGTGAAGTGCGCCCTGCTCGGCTTCGACGCGCTCCAGGAGGCGCTGAAGTCCGACCCCTCGGCGGTCGAGAGGGCTCGATCCTGA
- a CDS encoding methylated-DNA--[protein]-cysteine S-methyltransferase, which yields MFSAQLPGTPVGTVKLWATTEGLRRLDFRKGPDLALPGERISADPAPPIVREALDALKGYFRGENRALDIPLDLGAITDFQKRVFERLRAIPYGQVATYGDVARSLDLGPAGARAVGQAVGANPVAIVVPCHRVVASTGALHGYSGGLGRKAALLRIEGIEVDGAEAGSKVHPEVLRLPL from the coding sequence GTGTTCTCGGCGCAGCTCCCCGGCACACCGGTGGGAACGGTCAAGCTCTGGGCCACCACCGAGGGCCTCCGTCGGCTCGACTTCCGAAAGGGGCCCGATCTGGCACTCCCCGGCGAGCGAATCTCGGCCGACCCCGCGCCCCCGATCGTGCGCGAGGCGCTCGATGCGCTGAAAGGGTACTTCCGCGGCGAGAATCGAGCGCTCGACATCCCCCTCGACCTGGGAGCGATCACCGACTTTCAGAAGCGGGTGTTCGAGCGACTCCGGGCGATTCCCTACGGCCAGGTGGCCACCTACGGCGACGTGGCCCGCTCGCTCGATCTCGGCCCCGCCGGAGCCCGCGCCGTGGGGCAGGCGGTTGGGGCGAACCCGGTGGCCATCGTGGTGCCCTGCCACCGGGTGGTGGCCTCGACGGGAGCTCTGCACGGCTACAGCGGGGGCCTCGGTCGGAAGGCCGCACTGCTGCGAATCGAGGGGATCGAGGTGGACGGGGCGGAAGCCGGCAGCAAGGTGCACCCCGAGGTACTGCGACTGCCGTTGTAG
- a CDS encoding redoxin domain-containing protein, whose protein sequence is MTPAIGSAAPDFELTWRVGEPAIRRSAWQEGRPLVLLFYPLAFSPVCTDELCAVRDDGAQWSELDARILGVSVDSPWVNARFADELGIDFPLLSDFNREVASAYGVLNDDYWGMRGVSDRAAFVIDASGTVVWAWHSPDDAVLPDFEAIRAAVAEASEPAR, encoded by the coding sequence ATGACTCCGGCCATCGGCAGTGCGGCCCCCGACTTCGAGCTGACCTGGCGGGTGGGGGAGCCGGCGATCCGTCGATCGGCCTGGCAGGAGGGGCGACCGCTGGTGCTGCTCTTCTATCCGCTCGCCTTCTCGCCGGTATGCACCGACGAGCTGTGCGCCGTGCGCGACGACGGCGCCCAGTGGAGCGAACTCGATGCGCGCATCCTCGGCGTGAGCGTGGATTCGCCATGGGTGAACGCGCGATTCGCCGACGAGCTCGGTATCGACTTCCCGCTGCTCTCCGACTTCAATCGCGAGGTGGCGTCGGCATACGGGGTGCTCAACGACGACTACTGGGGCATGCGCGGGGTGTCGGATCGGGCCGCCTTCGTGATCGACGCCTCGGGCACGGTGGTGTGGGCGTGGCACAGCCCCGACGACGCGGTGCTGCCCGACTTCGAGGCGATCCGGGCCGCCGTGGCCGAGGCGAGCGAACCAGCCCGCTAG
- a CDS encoding alcohol dehydrogenase catalytic domain-containing protein, which produces MTGRRVRSVSFDVSVPRFLLAKSVGRLTDAVLYGPLSGVSLGDRPALPLPGPDWLRLEVIFGGICGTDIGNLTYSASPAMEPFGSFPAVLGHEILGRVVERGDDVSEVEVGQRVTVDPFIHCRVRGWAPEAWCGSCRDGRHATCENAGEDGPQQIDGEAFAPGTIQGYHRSLPGGWSTEVVVHRSQVFAVDDALSDRAAALMEPLAIGMHAVLNTPITDPGAPALVLGSGPIALATIWALRASGFEGEIIGQIKRDHEAALARSFGADTIIRPGDEARSAMVETGASAYMPLVGDEVWAGGGFPLIFDCVGSGQTLAQSLRYASPRGRIVMLGCAAELKKLDLTFVWAREIEVKGFTGYGRETFRGEERHTFDITHDLLIESGAPVEDMVTHVFPLAEARRALAVAGNRRKWKSVKVLLEP; this is translated from the coding sequence GTGACGGGCCGGCGCGTGCGGTCCGTCTCCTTCGATGTCTCGGTCCCGCGCTTTCTGCTCGCGAAGAGCGTGGGACGCCTGACCGACGCGGTGCTGTACGGCCCCCTGAGCGGGGTGTCGCTCGGCGATCGCCCCGCCCTTCCGCTTCCGGGTCCGGACTGGCTCCGGCTCGAGGTGATCTTCGGGGGTATCTGCGGCACCGACATCGGAAACCTCACCTACTCGGCGAGCCCGGCGATGGAGCCCTTCGGTTCCTTCCCCGCGGTGCTCGGTCACGAGATCCTGGGGCGGGTGGTCGAGCGGGGCGACGATGTCTCGGAAGTCGAAGTCGGACAACGAGTCACGGTAGACCCGTTCATTCACTGCAGGGTGCGGGGATGGGCGCCCGAGGCGTGGTGCGGGTCGTGTCGCGACGGGCGCCACGCCACCTGTGAGAACGCCGGGGAGGACGGCCCGCAGCAGATCGACGGCGAGGCCTTCGCGCCGGGCACGATCCAGGGGTACCACCGCTCGCTGCCGGGCGGCTGGAGCACCGAGGTGGTGGTGCACCGGTCGCAGGTGTTCGCGGTGGACGACGCGCTTTCCGATCGGGCCGCCGCGCTGATGGAGCCGCTCGCCATCGGCATGCACGCCGTGCTGAACACCCCGATCACCGATCCGGGCGCGCCGGCCCTCGTGCTCGGGAGCGGGCCGATCGCCCTCGCCACGATCTGGGCGCTGCGGGCGAGCGGCTTCGAGGGCGAGATCATCGGGCAGATCAAGCGCGACCACGAGGCCGCGCTCGCCCGATCGTTCGGCGCCGACACGATCATCCGCCCGGGCGACGAGGCCCGCAGCGCGATGGTCGAGACCGGGGCATCGGCCTACATGCCGCTCGTGGGCGACGAGGTGTGGGCCGGCGGTGGCTTTCCGCTGATCTTCGACTGCGTGGGCAGCGGCCAGACGCTGGCGCAGTCGCTGCGCTACGCGTCGCCGCGGGGGCGCATCGTCATGCTCGGTTGCGCGGCCGAGCTCAAGAAGCTCGACCTCACCTTCGTCTGGGCGCGCGAGATCGAGGTGAAGGGCTTCACCGGCTACGGCCGCGAGACCTTTCGGGGCGAGGAGCGCCACACCTTCGACATCACGCACGACCTGCTGATCGAGAGCGGAGCACCCGTGGAAGACATGGTCACGCACGTCTTCCCGCTCGCCGAGGCGCGACGCGCGCTCGCGGTGGCCGGCAACCGGCGGAAGTGGAAGTCGGTGAAGGTGCTGCTGGAGCCGTGA
- the fadI gene encoding acetyl-CoA C-acyltransferase FadI, which yields MRAVIVAGVRTPFARAGTVFKDLTAVDLGEIAVRELLDRTGQPGESIDQLIYGTVVHDPRAPNIAREVGLATLPKSVPATTVSRACATANQAIADAANLIEVGYADVVIAGGSESLSHIPILVSDRLSETLVQASKARSVGTRVKTLAGVRPKDLLPQQPQIAEPSTGETMGESAERMAKENGISREDQDAWALRSHELAAAGTADGRLTAEMARVYVPPKFEAVVERDNGIRTDTSAEKLASLKPVFDRRYGSVTAGNASPLTDGASAVMLMSEERARADGAPILGRIRSYAFAALDPGDQLLQGPVLAAPVALDRAGVTMADIGLMEMHEAFAAQVLSNLQWLDSDTIARERLGRTSKVGHPDIDRINVMGGSVAIGHPFGATGGRVTMTLLNEMARRDVELGLLTVCAAGGLGFAMVVERV from the coding sequence ATGCGTGCGGTGATCGTTGCCGGAGTTCGAACGCCCTTCGCCCGCGCGGGCACGGTGTTCAAGGACCTCACCGCGGTCGACCTGGGAGAGATCGCCGTGCGCGAGCTGCTCGACCGCACGGGTCAGCCGGGTGAGTCGATCGATCAGCTGATCTACGGCACGGTCGTGCACGATCCGCGCGCCCCCAACATCGCGCGGGAGGTGGGGCTCGCCACTCTCCCCAAGTCGGTGCCGGCCACGACCGTCTCGCGCGCCTGCGCCACCGCCAACCAGGCCATCGCCGACGCGGCCAACCTGATCGAGGTGGGCTACGCCGACGTGGTGATCGCCGGCGGCTCGGAGTCGCTGTCGCACATTCCCATTCTCGTGTCGGATCGGTTGTCGGAGACGCTCGTGCAGGCGTCGAAGGCGCGCTCGGTGGGCACCCGCGTGAAGACGCTCGCCGGGGTTCGGCCGAAGGACCTGTTGCCGCAGCAGCCCCAGATCGCCGAGCCGTCGACGGGCGAGACCATGGGCGAGTCGGCCGAGCGCATGGCCAAGGAGAACGGCATCAGCCGCGAGGATCAGGACGCCTGGGCGCTGCGGTCGCACGAGCTCGCGGCCGCGGGCACGGCCGATGGTCGGCTCACCGCCGAGATGGCGCGGGTGTACGTGCCGCCGAAGTTCGAAGCCGTGGTGGAGCGCGACAACGGGATCCGGACCGACACCTCGGCGGAGAAGCTCGCCTCGCTGAAGCCGGTGTTCGACCGCCGCTACGGCAGCGTCACCGCCGGCAACGCCTCTCCGCTCACCGACGGCGCCTCGGCGGTGATGCTGATGAGCGAGGAGCGCGCCCGGGCCGACGGGGCGCCCATTCTCGGGCGCATCCGGAGCTACGCCTTCGCGGCCCTCGATCCCGGCGATCAGCTGCTGCAGGGGCCCGTGCTCGCCGCTCCCGTGGCCCTCGACCGCGCCGGCGTGACCATGGCCGACATCGGGTTGATGGAGATGCACGAGGCCTTCGCGGCGCAGGTGCTCTCCAACCTCCAGTGGCTCGACAGCGACACCATCGCCCGCGAGCGGCTGGGCCGGACGTCGAAGGTGGGGCACCCCGACATCGACCGGATCAACGTGATGGGGGGATCGGTCGCGATCGGTCACCCCTTCGGTGCGACCGGCGGGCGGGTGACCATGACGCTGCTCAACGAGATGGCCCGACGCGATGTGGAGCTGGGACTCCTGACCGTCTGCGCGGCGGGAGGGCTCGGCTTCGCGATGGTAGTCGAGCGGGTCTGA
- a CDS encoding GNAT family N-acetyltransferase codes for MPTDRIDIHLQPAGEGDIPAMAALWAEAFPEKPVQRRDRELREGLTFGDLSDCWVVEVDGRMAGALRTYRLTTHLWGHALPTMGLAGVAVAPDFRRRGIGRRMCIEALRIARERGDVLTALYPFRTSFYRDLGYVLAGDLHRYRFRPEELAMYPGWDRVVRAPKTGLTEARDIYARVAARSNGLLDRTERMWSFCDREGTYIYLHRDPRGRATGYIVVRGRGGPPERSRLRVLELVAEDREAYLGLLGWLSVQRDQWGRITYDALPGENFHRRLAHPRTASSSMSRGLWFHSAAILRGPMFRIVNLEALFALGEPDGEPPVDRPDDWVETLQVRDGQLPENQGRWQGGERVDPTLSPTINGVRSIGDVTALLLDGRLPGQPVPPDGWKPNLGLRDLRLLDEF; via the coding sequence ATGCCTACCGACCGTATCGACATCCACCTCCAGCCCGCGGGCGAGGGGGACATCCCGGCCATGGCCGCCCTGTGGGCCGAGGCCTTTCCAGAGAAGCCCGTCCAGCGCCGCGATCGCGAGCTGCGCGAGGGACTCACCTTCGGCGACCTCAGCGACTGCTGGGTGGTGGAGGTCGACGGCCGCATGGCCGGCGCGCTCCGCACCTACCGGCTCACGACGCACCTGTGGGGGCACGCGCTGCCGACCATGGGGCTCGCCGGCGTGGCCGTCGCCCCCGACTTCCGGAGGCGCGGGATCGGCCGGCGGATGTGCATCGAGGCGCTGCGGATCGCCCGTGAGCGCGGCGACGTGCTCACGGCACTCTACCCCTTCCGCACCTCCTTCTACCGCGATCTCGGCTACGTGCTGGCGGGCGACCTCCACCGGTATCGATTCCGACCGGAGGAGCTCGCCATGTACCCCGGCTGGGACCGGGTCGTGCGCGCGCCGAAGACCGGACTGACGGAGGCGCGCGACATCTACGCGCGGGTGGCCGCACGGTCGAACGGCCTGCTCGATCGCACCGAGCGCATGTGGTCGTTCTGCGATCGCGAGGGCACCTACATCTACCTCCACCGCGATCCGCGCGGCCGCGCCACCGGCTACATCGTGGTGCGGGGCCGCGGCGGGCCCCCGGAGCGTTCGCGGCTGCGGGTGCTCGAACTGGTGGCCGAGGATCGCGAGGCGTATCTGGGACTCCTGGGCTGGCTCTCGGTGCAGCGCGACCAGTGGGGACGCATCACCTACGACGCCCTGCCCGGCGAGAACTTCCACCGGCGTCTGGCCCACCCGCGCACCGCCTCCTCCTCGATGAGCCGGGGGCTGTGGTTCCACTCCGCCGCGATCCTGCGCGGGCCGATGTTCCGCATCGTGAACCTCGAGGCCCTCTTCGCCCTGGGAGAGCCCGATGGCGAGCCGCCCGTGGATCGACCCGACGACTGGGTCGAGACGCTCCAGGTGCGCGACGGCCAGCTGCCGGAGAACCAGGGTCGCTGGCAGGGCGGGGAGCGCGTCGACCCGACCCTGTCGCCCACCATCAACGGGGTGCGCTCCATCGGCGACGTCACCGCGCTCCTGCTCGACGGCCGGCTTCCCGGCCAGCCCGTGCCGCCCGACGGGTGGAAGCCCAACCTCGGCCTCCGCGACCTGCGGCTCCTCGACGAGTTCTGA
- a CDS encoding non-heme iron oxygenase ferredoxin subunit, with protein sequence MSDWVKVAAAADCPPGEFLALKAGREFIVLCNVEGTFYALRDQCSHEDLPLSNGDLEGSEFVCIHHGARFDVCTGRALCLPAIRPVKTFEVEVRDADVFVRPG encoded by the coding sequence GTGTCGGACTGGGTGAAGGTCGCCGCCGCCGCGGACTGCCCGCCGGGAGAGTTCCTGGCGCTCAAGGCCGGGCGCGAGTTCATCGTGCTCTGCAACGTCGAGGGCACCTTCTACGCCCTGCGCGACCAGTGCTCCCACGAGGATCTGCCGCTCTCGAACGGCGACCTCGAGGGCAGCGAGTTCGTCTGCATCCACCACGGCGCGCGGTTCGACGTGTGCACCGGTCGGGCGCTCTGCCTGCCGGCGATCCGACCGGTGAAGACCTTCGAGGTCGAGGTGCGCGACGCCGACGTCTTCGTGCGCCCGGGATGA
- a CDS encoding cation:proton antiporter yields the protein MAIRRIPVLIALILIGVGVDSAVGALPTTSPWPVDVTFVLGLLLLVSYVTGALAADLGLPRITGYILAGLLIGPSGVGVVTDADVASLTLIDQLAIALIAFSAGAELKLREVKAAGKVIAAILTSEMVMVFVAVAGVVLLLKPIFPITAGRGWDEAIIIASVFGSIAIANSPSVAVAVINDTRSRGPVSSTILGVTVLKDVAVIVLFAVMLSLARTFLDGGGEGGGLGLELVERMWWEIGGSIMVGALIGWLVSMYLGKWRREPILFVLGVAALVAVIADQLHLEILLTALTTGFFVENIAETEAEPFVKAVEANALPFYALFFSLAGATIHLDELAEVGLLVLLLVAVRAAAIWLGTNVGARVGGASDKVRRYTWTGFVSQAGVTLGMVTIAAEAFPEWGAEMRTLFVAMVAIHELGGPVLLQKGLAAAGETGARDREGDADDGADTPAPVATG from the coding sequence GTGGCCATACGACGCATACCCGTACTCATCGCGCTGATCCTGATCGGGGTCGGCGTCGATTCCGCGGTGGGGGCCCTGCCCACCACCTCTCCCTGGCCGGTGGACGTCACCTTCGTCCTGGGGCTTCTGCTGCTCGTGTCGTACGTCACGGGCGCCCTGGCCGCCGATCTCGGCCTGCCCCGCATCACGGGCTACATCCTGGCGGGACTGCTGATCGGGCCGAGCGGGGTGGGGGTGGTCACCGATGCCGATGTCGCCTCGCTCACCCTCATCGACCAGCTGGCGATCGCGCTGATCGCCTTCTCGGCGGGCGCGGAGCTGAAGCTTCGCGAGGTGAAGGCGGCGGGGAAGGTGATTGCGGCGATCCTCACCTCCGAGATGGTGATGGTGTTCGTCGCCGTCGCGGGCGTGGTGCTGCTCCTCAAGCCGATCTTCCCGATCACTGCGGGGCGCGGGTGGGACGAGGCGATCATCATCGCCTCCGTCTTCGGATCCATCGCGATCGCCAACTCGCCGTCGGTGGCCGTGGCGGTCATCAACGACACCCGATCGCGCGGGCCGGTGAGCTCGACGATTCTCGGGGTGACCGTGCTGAAGGACGTGGCGGTGATCGTCCTCTTCGCCGTGATGCTCTCGCTGGCCCGCACCTTCCTCGACGGCGGCGGTGAGGGCGGGGGCCTCGGGCTCGAGCTCGTGGAGCGCATGTGGTGGGAGATCGGCGGGTCGATCATGGTCGGCGCGCTCATCGGATGGCTGGTCTCGATGTATCTCGGCAAGTGGCGCCGGGAGCCGATCCTGTTCGTGCTCGGCGTGGCGGCGCTGGTGGCGGTGATCGCCGACCAGCTGCATCTCGAGATCCTCCTCACGGCGCTCACCACGGGCTTCTTCGTCGAGAACATCGCCGAGACCGAAGCCGAGCCGTTCGTGAAGGCGGTCGAGGCGAATGCTCTGCCCTTCTACGCCCTCTTCTTCTCGCTGGCCGGCGCCACGATCCACCTCGACGAACTCGCCGAGGTGGGGCTGCTGGTGCTGCTGCTGGTGGCCGTGCGCGCGGCGGCGATCTGGCTCGGCACGAACGTGGGGGCCCGGGTGGGCGGCGCCAGCGACAAGGTGCGGCGATACACCTGGACCGGGTTCGTCTCCCAGGCGGGCGTCACGCTGGGCATGGTCACGATCGCCGCGGAGGCCTTCCCCGAATGGGGCGCGGAGATGCGCACTCTCTTCGTGGCGATGGTGGCGATCCACGAGCTGGGCGGCCCCGTGCTGCTGCAGAAGGGGCTCGCTGCGGCCGGCGAGACGGGGGCCCGCGACAGGGAGGGTGACGCCGACGACGGCGCCGACACCCCGGCCCCTGTCGCGACCGGGTGA
- the sufD gene encoding Fe-S cluster assembly protein SufD: MTTGIEGVTEAINRAAVEARSEGEPQWLAERRAHAWSVYESLPMPNTRLEEWRYTDLRRHLDLDALKLGSVEARPDDPSSYPAVLADTIAEDREAAGHLVLMDGAVVHVDIRDDLASLGVVLMPLRQAVREHPELVEPHLATEAVPPEEGKFAALNAALWSDGVFLYVPRGVRLDAPVRVTRWIGEEGAAFFSRTLIVAEATSQVSYVDEIVSSDFEAQTLASAAVEVITRNGAQVQYVSLQRMGRGAFYQSQQRTLAGRDSTLDTLNVSLGASVSRVDLNARLMGPGANSDMLGLYFGADDQHFDHNTSQDHEAPAARSDLLYKGALDDHSRAAFRGIIRVHKGAQQTDAYQTNRNLLLSEHARADSLPNLEIEADDVKCSHGSTVGQLDDDLLFYLMSRGLPRAKAERLVVLGFLGEVMSRLPLGGVVEKVTRAIEQKLRG, from the coding sequence ATGACGACGGGAATCGAAGGGGTGACCGAGGCGATCAACCGCGCCGCCGTGGAGGCGCGCTCCGAGGGCGAGCCGCAGTGGCTGGCGGAGCGACGCGCACATGCCTGGAGCGTGTACGAGTCGCTGCCGATGCCGAACACCCGGCTCGAGGAGTGGCGCTACACCGACCTTCGTCGGCACCTCGATCTCGACGCCCTGAAGCTGGGCTCGGTGGAGGCGCGCCCCGACGATCCGTCGAGCTACCCCGCGGTGCTCGCCGACACGATCGCCGAAGACCGCGAGGCCGCCGGGCACCTGGTGCTCATGGATGGCGCGGTCGTGCACGTCGACATCCGCGACGACCTCGCCTCGCTCGGCGTGGTGCTGATGCCCCTCCGGCAGGCGGTGCGCGAGCATCCGGAGCTGGTGGAGCCGCACCTGGCCACCGAGGCCGTGCCGCCCGAGGAGGGCAAGTTCGCCGCCCTCAACGCCGCACTGTGGAGCGACGGCGTGTTTCTCTACGTGCCGCGCGGCGTGCGACTCGACGCACCCGTGCGGGTCACCCGCTGGATCGGCGAAGAGGGCGCGGCCTTCTTCAGCCGGACGCTGATCGTGGCCGAGGCGACGAGCCAGGTGTCGTACGTGGACGAGATCGTCTCGAGCGATTTCGAGGCGCAGACCTTGGCTTCGGCCGCGGTGGAGGTGATTACCCGCAACGGCGCGCAGGTGCAGTACGTTTCGCTTCAGCGCATGGGACGCGGCGCCTTCTACCAGTCGCAGCAGCGCACGCTGGCCGGTCGCGATTCCACCCTCGATACCCTCAACGTGAGCCTGGGCGCGAGCGTGAGTCGGGTCGACCTGAACGCGCGCCTGATGGGGCCGGGCGCCAACAGCGACATGCTCGGTCTCTACTTCGGCGCCGACGACCAGCACTTCGACCACAACACGAGCCAGGACCACGAGGCCCCCGCCGCCCGCAGCGACCTGCTGTACAAGGGAGCGCTCGACGACCACAGCCGCGCCGCCTTCCGCGGAATCATCCGCGTGCACAAGGGAGCGCAGCAGACCGACGCCTACCAGACCAACCGCAACCTCCTGCTCTCGGAGCATGCGCGGGCCGACTCGCTGCCGAACCTCGAGATCGAGGCCGACGACGTGAAGTGCTCGCACGGTTCCACGGTGGGACAGCTCGACGACGATCTCCTCTTCTACCTGATGAGCCGCGGGTTGCCGCGGGCCAAGGCCGAGCGCCTGGTGGTGCTCGGCTTCCTCGGCGAGGTGATGTCGCGACTCCCGCTCGGCGGGGTGGTCGAGAAGGTGACGCGGGCCATCGAGCAGAAGCTGCGGGGCTGA
- a CDS encoding cysteine desulfurase — MTPRALDPQALRAEFPALDQAVHGHPLVYLDNAATTQKPLAVLAALDHYYRRDNANVHRGIHELSRRATDAYEGARETVANWIGAGSPSELIWTRGTTEALNLVAWAWGSAEVGEGDEILLSVQDHHSNLVPWQLLAQRTGARLRYIEIDDEGRWILDDLDELAGERTRIVAVSHVSNALGTVNPVAKLVAAVKQRSEALMVIDGAQAVPHLPVDVRALGCDFYAFSGHKMCGPTGIGGLWGRPEVLEAMPPFQGGGEMIDEVRRDGSSWASVPHKFEAGTPNIAGAVGMAAAVEWLGGFEPGAVLAHEQALSAYTMERLGEMGGVRVYGPADPAERSGVVSFDMEGTHPHDISTILDTRGVAIRAGHHCAQLVMRRYDTAATARASFYLYNTRDDVDRLIEGLAAVRDIFG, encoded by the coding sequence ATGACGCCCCGGGCCCTCGACCCCCAGGCGCTGCGCGCGGAGTTTCCCGCGCTCGACCAGGCGGTGCACGGCCACCCGCTGGTCTACCTCGACAACGCGGCCACCACGCAGAAGCCGTTGGCCGTGCTGGCCGCCCTCGACCACTACTACCGGCGCGACAACGCCAACGTGCATCGGGGGATCCACGAGCTCAGCCGCCGGGCGACCGACGCCTACGAGGGCGCCCGCGAGACGGTGGCCAACTGGATCGGTGCCGGCAGTCCGAGTGAGCTGATCTGGACCCGCGGCACCACCGAGGCGCTCAACCTCGTCGCATGGGCGTGGGGATCGGCCGAGGTGGGTGAGGGCGACGAGATCCTGCTTTCGGTGCAGGACCATCACTCGAACCTGGTACCCTGGCAGCTGCTCGCGCAGCGCACCGGCGCCCGCCTGCGGTACATCGAGATCGACGACGAGGGTCGGTGGATCCTCGACGACCTCGACGAGCTCGCGGGGGAGCGCACCCGGATCGTGGCCGTCTCGCACGTGTCCAATGCGCTCGGCACGGTGAACCCCGTGGCCAAGCTCGTGGCCGCGGTGAAGCAGCGGTCGGAGGCGCTCATGGTGATCGACGGTGCGCAGGCGGTGCCGCATCTCCCGGTGGACGTGCGCGCGCTCGGCTGTGATTTCTACGCCTTCAGCGGCCACAAGATGTGCGGACCCACCGGCATCGGCGGGCTCTGGGGCCGCCCCGAGGTGCTCGAGGCCATGCCCCCCTTCCAGGGCGGCGGCGAGATGATCGACGAAGTGCGCCGCGACGGCAGCAGCTGGGCGTCGGTGCCGCACAAGTTCGAGGCCGGCACCCCCAACATCGCGGGCGCCGTCGGGATGGCTGCGGCGGTGGAGTGGCTCGGCGGCTTCGAGCCGGGAGCGGTGCTGGCCCACGAGCAGGCGCTGTCGGCCTACACCATGGAGCGGCTCGGCGAGATGGGTGGGGTGCGGGTGTACGGGCCGGCCGATCCGGCGGAGCGGTCGGGGGTGGTGTCGTTCGACATGGAGGGCACGCATCCCCACGACATCTCCACCATCCTCGATACCCGGGGTGTGGCCATCCGCGCAGGACACCACTGTGCGCAACTGGTCATGCGCCGCTACGACACCGCCGCCACGGCCCGCGCATCGTTCTACCTCTACAACACCCGCGACGACGTCGATCGCCTGATCGAGGGCCTCGCGGCCGTGCGGGACATCTTCGGCTGA